The DNA window aaagacacaaaagcaaatcaaaattattctaaCCGAAcgtatagtacactacaatttatatgtctgcaagCAAGTAAACTCAATCAAATAACTtcataaaggaaagaattaataaactgctggACCTTTTGCCATTTTGTGTATAGGTGTACAGTTTAGACACAGCATTAACCAATCATAACCAAGTGTGCTGAAAAAGATGAAGTGCACGAGACTGTTGTGAACATGGCATTAGTATAGTGGAAGTACTCACTCTATCAACCATAAAGTCAATTGCATCTGCCATTTCTGGGTCAACAGGTCCTTTGGCAAAGTTACCAAGAACAATCTTTTTGAGCATGAATGCAGGCATCAACCAGAAactagaaaagaaaaataatatgtaAGCACAAGGATGGAGACATTAACACTGACACAGTTTTCAGTGCAAATCTTTACCTGTTTGCCGTCCATGTTTGGTTGAATATCGATGTGTCACTAAATGAATTGCACAGGATCAGAGAGTGCACTCTGGGAGATTTATGTGTGACCTCAGCAAATTTCTGAGCCAGAAATCCTCCGAGAGAGGCACCAAACAAGTGCACCTACATAGAAACAGACAGACCAACAGAAGTAGTGTAAAGGGTTGTAAAAGAGTTGTTAAAGAGTTATTCCCATTGGTCATACTAAAATATGTCGTACCTTGTCCAGTTGTAAGTGGTCTAAAAGCTTCCTAAATCCATCACAAAATTCCAGAAGATCCCAGTAGACAGGATACTGGAGCTGGAAAACAGCAATATCAAGTTAAACCAGAAAAAGGaataacaaaacatatattaCTGTTTCACAAAATAGTGGAGTTACAACCAAACTGGTTTACCTTTTTTAGTGGTATGAAATGTTAttgatatttaaattaaaaataaattaacaataaataaaagaaatagccTATTTCCGCACCCTACTGCGATATTcccatttattttgcaataaataccGGACAATTATCCATTGGATCGAAATGATGGAAAATAAAAGGATATATCGCAGCAGGGTGCGGATATAGTCTATTTCAATATagtcaaattttaatttattgtgaTGCTTCATGCTGTGATCTGACAGCTGTTTAAGTGTTGTTGGATCTGCGGATATCGCAACACTGGCTTTTCTATaaccaaaaaattcagattagAGTAGTACATTTTACAGTCTCGAACATTATATTTGTACTTGTGCTGAGtgcctatagaccatttcaagggctATTCGTCGATTTAAGGAAGTGATgtctttgtcccttgaacatatctggctagttgtcaaactcattcaaaagaACAGTGAGAGGCACTTCATTCATAGTTACTTTAACACAATtaacatatataatattaatacgATTGTAATAGAATGTCATTATTATGATGTGGACCACGTTGTtcagtggctggatgctccctgaaTGCCTAGAAATAAAATTCAAGTGTTCAGATTTCCGAAAAAGCGACCAAAAATGGATGCATGAACCGCTGCAGTGAAGCGAGAAACGTGCactactaacaactgtagcataAATTTTTTCCTCTGGTAGGTGGATGACATTTTTGCCTACTAATAgtaagtttgataggtagagtttaGCTGGCTAATAAAGTCAGAGTATTTCTTTAAGGGCTCTAAAAATGATTATAGATCAcacccattataatgaatgaagctgcacaaGTCAATTACATTTACtgccatttagcagatgcttttatccaaagcaacttacaaatgaggaacctGACAACAATTTGTCAAACAAAAGTCAAAAATACCTGCAGTATCTCACTGCTAAGctctcagagtagctggagtagtagtatagaagctactagggatgcaccgatccgatactaAAGTTTTTAACTGGATCAGGTATCGGTCTgacaagcctgatccaaatctgatactgcgTGTTGGTCATGGTAATTgccgtcaagctccaaaaatgacataaaagcaccattaaagcagtCCATATGATTCATGCATTACTCAAAGTCTCTTGAAGAAAAACGAcagctttgtgaattgcaaaactactttaaagtccagatacaagttgaaaaatgaTGTGCAAAGAAAACGTCTCAGTTACGTACCTAACCTCAGTTACCTGAGACGAGGGGAACAAGACACTGCGTCACTAAGCTTAGGTgtgaagctgtctgctataaaagcaggcgcgcaaacaccattcctccgaattttctgactgagggacaaagagcgcatcaCTCACACCTCAAAGAACTatgagtcttgtagtgcagccagcttacgcaatgtctcgttcccctcgtttcagggaaccgaggttacatacgcaACTAagacgttcccttatgactcggtacacttgacattgcgtcactaagctgacacaTATGGGGAAAagagtcccatcacgccgcactacacaacataaccttgtacagaggaaacatgacgccgcAGTCCCGCGGGacagcgaccgacatgagtatgtcGCAattgaatgaccctcatggtcagccaggaggggaacactcagaatatatatatatgaactatggtcatTTAGTAtggattaaccccttcacgaatcCAGTCGGAAAGgatgtttatttataatgaagtgcCTGTAATTTTGGAAACACAACGGTccgaatgcaggcggttgtgtaaagtgACAGGGAGCCCGTAtttaaaaagaggggcataagtatatatttggccaataaaaCAGCAAGCGCTCTAGATAGAGAGGACTTGTTTTGAGAGAgacgttatgtctaggttgtaaaaccttgcgaatgtgttttcagaataccatcctgctgcaaatcatttgtcttgtaaggacacactgtttgtccatgcccatgaagaggccatgcctctagttaagtgtactttaacaccaattgggctgACCATAGATTGTGCTTGAtcgttgtaaacaccagctctgaatCGCCCATGAGGACTTGCCACGCATTCGCGCAGCAAgtttattaattcatatgaaacaacctctagcgtgttctttgcgagaagattgtgcATTTCGGCTCATTACACAGCGCGTCTTCGGACGGaactgtggaagacagaacaccactGAAACGGGGCAGCCAACGTGCAAATTGGATAGTATAACCATGTTAGATCGTTTTTAGCACACAgtcggaatgccagtaagagctcgccaCACGAGTATGttcattacaagatataatgcgccgctcaccattgggaagcggttgtgcaaaatatgtgggctttgaagtgggaaagcccttaattgaaaaagtgtgagcgtctcgtgcgagttctgtactctttttgcaatctttgtatattcattacatgatataatgtgccgctcaccattgggaagcggttgtgcgtaatgtgtgggctttgaagtgggaaagcccttattgaaaaagtgtgagcgtctcgtgcatgtgcatctaacgctgtactcttttttgcaAACTTTATTGaatgtgattaatgtgagacacagaaacaatATACTGaataacattttgaacaacaatattcctttcctgacaaacagcagcggggaagaggggaacagcattgTGTGTCAGGAGCGTTTTGCTGCACACGGAGGGTTTTCCCGTCTGTGCGGGGCTGCCTTAGTTCGGGCCATGGCTTACGTGGCTTTATCAACGGCTCAGTGGCGAAATTTGGCACcgctgaggcagctggtgtggggtttttagctGGGCGCCGGCCTGAGACAGAGTGGGCAcgagccggttgtgatgaagtactgctatGTTCTGcgtaaaatgtctcatagcctgagTGTTGTTGAGTCGTGATGTAGCGCTCAGCAAATCTATTCACAGAGCCTCCAAAAAGGCCGGCTGAAAACACCGGAACATCAAATAGAGCGGCTTTCCCATGCCACGCATTCCCATGAgagtcagccagatgtgacgatccaaaaacaccaggttgctcattgacttaccaatggcctgtgcagtgatttTCGTGACTCGCAGTGCTAAGTCCGTAGTggtgtggagctctttgaacgTCTCTGGATTGTAGCCATGctcgtccatttgtttgaggagcttagcttggaaaacttggagaaCTGTcatcgcgtggagtgctgaaccagtttggcccgcTGCTGAGTATGCTTTTCTAGCCAGTGCGGATGTTAGTCGACACGGCTTAGAAAGACGAACGGGGCGTGAGTTCCACGCCCtgctactcgctgggcagagatGTGCCACTGCCGCCTCTTTCAGGGGGGTTCACTTTATTGAGAAGAGTGGAATCGCTGTGCGAGCGAGCTGAATAGGATGCGCACCAGGATTTTGTCAATTCGTTATGAACTCCCAGGAAGAGTGGGGAAGATATGTGGAATGCATCCAGCCTGCACGAatcattcatcaaggcgagattttTCAGGTTTCTCTGGAGATTACTCGAGACCGAGCTCTTTGACCGCCCTTGAAAGGATGCGAATCATCTACTTTTCAGTGGCGCGTGCAAGCTCCTCGCTCTtgctgggggaaggggcggcagcgtcatccactgaccactcacttgatgcagcgagagacataagatcatccccagcatcagaaccgcaGAATGTGATGAGGCCGCGCGCTCCTACAGAGGGCCGAAGCTTGTCACGCACATATTGTATTGGCATAGACGCAGTACATGTAGATTGATGGGCTCGCGGGGTGTGTGCCTGCACGAGGTcaacctcaaattcatcctgctcgacctcgcggtcctgccctgtctcctcgtgtgatccctcgggAATCACAGAAACAGCGGGTGGGAGGGCGTGTGAGGCTGAACAATCCCTCAGAAAGAGGGCTATGCatgaatggtgtttgcgcacatGCTTTTATGGCAGACAGCTTcgcacctaaaagggcggggctcaaacaccatagccaatattagaattgatgttattgtagaaaggtttcaactaggtcgtgtagaaggacactccccatatgcgtcagcTTAATggcgcaatgtcaagtgtactgagtcgtaggGAAACTGGTTTCTTCTATACCGAAGACttttactggaattactgttaattttgctccTGCACTGTCCTGAGGTAGACTagataaagtttttcttaattggCTACACAttcatattgaaataatgtgcagttagaggtttgtgtttcttttcatatatatcagttccacacagtgatgTACAGATATTAAACCGATTAAGAAAAACAACAACCCTGGTATCAGATCGGGATTGATATCGGCCGATACTGCGAGTTCAGGTATcgaatcagaagagaaaaagtggtattggtgcatccctagaagctactgcagaagaaagacttGAAAAATGAAAACCCTTAACTTGAATGCAAGTCACAAGCTCACAGCATTAACAGATTTATTGATTATAACAGGAGCGATCCACCATTCCCAACCTTGCCGCTgatgaaataattgtgagcatctaaactacaatAACCTTTCATTGCCTCTCTCACGTAGACGCTCAAGTGTCAACAACACATCTGGATTAATCACTTCAAGTAAATGTTTGACGTTCTTTGAGAAAATCGAATTAAATGAAAGGATCCAgtaatgacacctcattgtttattttcagtttttgcaaatatctcgcttgttctgttttagctagactctaaaaGCAAGTGCTGGTCATTATATTTTGACAGGTTAATAAACCCTATTTAATTCTGTGTTATAAAATTGCATCTACCAAAAATGCTTCAGGGCCAGACATGCGCAGTAGGGTtataattcctttgttattgtttacgtccttgaaatggtctattacCATGACTATCATCATTTTTAATTTACATAACTTTACCAATAcactaaaatatacatttcatacaatGAGCAATGTATAGGAACAAAACATAAAGTGATGCTAAACCTTTTAATATACATCATTATAACATTTTGAGATTGATGTATGACAAAACATACCGAGATAACACGGTAACCCCATCCAGAGAGAGCCAGCACCTGCTGAAAGAAAACCTCTGCGGTACCGCTCACAGGTGGGAGGAAGATGATTGGACACCTGATGCTTTTGGGCCCAGAATCATATAAGGACCAGACTTTACTGTCGTCATCATCCACGATTATCTAGAGAGGCCACGCATACAAAGATTCTCACTAACATGATAGATCATCTCGATTGTTACAACAAAAAATATCATGTTGTGTGTGAAGTCAGCAaaggagatagatagatagatagatagacagatgagtTACAGTAAAGATAAACTTACTCTTTTAAGTGGTACAGTGCTTCTGAACCAGTTATAATCAGGAGATACTCTTATCTCCTCCATTTCTGAAATGGAAATGAAATGTTAAGATGCATAACAAAATAAATGACTTGATTAAATCAGTGCTTGCAATCTAGATAAAAAGAGGTCTCACgtgaaattgcattttttgttacatttaagaGATTTACTGTTTGACTAACAGTGAATTGATTTTTACACTATCTTTCATGGATTTCACCATAGCAAAACAtgtgactacaaaacaaaatgaTCCTTCGAGTTACTGTGACAGAATACAAATCTGctctcacacacgcacgcatAAAAAAGCACATGCATACTGTTCATTTCCCGCGATTATGACACAATATAAAACtttgataacattttttaaattattaaaaccacaaaaaaacGGCAGCAAGAGTGTTTAGATACCCATAAAACGCAACATCTGCCTCTGCAATACTTAAAGTAACCGTTCACAAACCAGCACAACGATGTAAATCAGCAGGCTATTTCTGATCGACAGATGAATGACTATTAGCGcgtttatttatgaaataaatcACCTTTTAATGACTTTCATCCACAGGTTTGAAAAACATTCTAACCTTCCTTACGCCGAATCATATGACAGCAGCTTCCGCAGCCAACAAACGACTACACACATCACAAGAGCTAATCAGATCCGCGCATGCGCAGGCATGTGAATTTTCTGCAATAATGGATTAAATACTTTCAAACATTCTTTTAAACTATTAATAAATGGTAATTTTAGCAAATGTCCTTTAGGCAAATTCATCAAAATAACTCGATAATGTTGCAATATTAATTTATATCAGATCATTAGACATTCCATTAGAAAGTCTTAATCCAAATAAATTAccaataataaaactataaatatttacaagttgtacaatgtatttattttattttattttattttattttatgtaggcctatttattttatACCCCATCATGTATTTGTGCTCCCAGGGCATTTGTTCTTGTGTTATATTACTAGgtaatgtgcttttttatttatgggTAACAAATTGACCCAAGTGAATCATTTGGAGTGATTCGCAGTCAGATTCTTTCACTGACCCAAGTGAATCATTTGGAGTGATTCACAGACAAATCCATTCACTGACCCAAGTGAATCATTTGGAATGATTCACAGTTAGATCCATTCACAGACCCAAGTGAATCATTTGGAGTGATTCACAGACAGATCTATTCACTGACCCAAGTGAATAATGTGGAGTGATTCACAGACAGATCCATTCACTGACCCAAGTGAATCATTTGGAGTGATTCGCAGTCAGATCCTTTCACTGACCCAAGTGAATCATTTGGAGTGATTCACAGTCAGATCCATTCACTGACCCGAGTGAATCATTTGGAGTGATTCGCAGTCAGATTCTTTCACTGACCCAAGTGAATCATTTGGAGTGATTCACAGACAAATCCATTCACTGACCCAAGTGAATCATTTGGAATGATTCACAGTTAGATCCATTCACTGACCCAAGTGAATCATTTGGAGTGATTCACAGACAGAACGAATCACTGACCCAAGTGAATCATTTGGAGTGATTCACAGACAGAATGAATCACTGACACCAGTGAATCATTTGGAGTGATTCACAGAAAGAACGAATCACTGACTCTAGAGTGTCATCGTCAGTTGTTTACTTCTATCACAGTAGCTAGTATAGACAGCAGCGTGTTTAGTTTAGCTGGATAAAGGGGTTCCCACaattacatatttaatacattgttgtgactgatttattattattttattaacagaATAAGTTTGTAGATCATTTATTATTTCTGGGCCTGTATTGAATGGCTTTCAGTGGGTTAGCTAGCAGCTAGCGCTAACCATCGTTTAAAATCCGTCAAACAGCACAACAACACGGAAACATGTCGTGTACATGTGCTTCAGCGGCGAGAAAACTTATAAATTCAGCTCATAAAGGTAAGAAAAGAATCATATTTTAAGAAATATTCATGTTTGTTATTTAGGCTAGTTAGTTTGGCTAGCACTGCTGCTACTGGCTAACAGTTTATAAACAACTAATAATGATaaagaataagaataaaaaaccTCGGACTACCATTCATACTATGCTAGTTAAAAGTGATTTACAAAGAAGTGCAAATTATTGAACAATGGGCAGTTGACATAAACAACAATTGTTATAAATAAGTGAaacagagatgtgtgtgtgtgtgtgtgtgtgtgtgtgtgtgtgtttataacttgatatttcattaaaatatcaaGAGGcgttacttgattttttttaggGGTTGTTTTGAACACTGTTGGTTATTAGAAATCTTTTTCAAGACATCTGTAAGAATAAAATGAACATATAGTAACTTTGTCAAGAGTAATATTGTCTGCTTCTGAATTTCAACACTCAGTTTTAGATactcattattgtttttattatgtaATTTATGTTGACACTTTGCTAAAGTCCACTGAAGATGCTTTAGGCATCATCGCCTTTTTATAACTATAAATCATAACTGTCTCAAATGGTTCATTTGGAATAAATCAACTTCCTAATATTTGTGGCACAGGAATATCAGGAGTCCAGTTACTGTCACTAAGCCGCCCGGGAACTTGTGAGATTCGTCTGGCACGCCAGGTCCCATTGAGATCATTCTCAGAGACGGCTGTGTATTACGCATCAAAAGATGGAGTAAAGGATGGAGATGGTGGGAAGGTAAGatgatattaattttttttcattcctTTTTTAATGTGCACTTATGTCATACACTCCCTGTTCTCTGACAAAAAGGGACAGAAGAGGAAGTAATAACACTGCCAAAGTGAGCAGTTCATCCTGAACCAGGCGTGTGATCCAACTGGATTTTAAATAGCCTTTTTTGtaagctttgtttttgttttaagaaaTCTGTTGGTGAAGGAAGTGGAAAAAGAACCAGCTCTAGTAACTCAGGCAAAGGAGGTAGTCAACTGCGATGCCCCAAATGTGGAGATCCTTGCACACATGTAGAAACATTTGTTTGTGAGTACTTCATTTTTACAGTTAAGCCATATAAATGTTTGTCCGCTTTGTGTGACATGGGATTACTTAAAGTGTTCTCAGTTTTTGTTCACTGACCTTCTTTCCAAAGAGTTATGGTTTCATTTGGCCTTCTGCATGTTTATTAAGTAGGTCAGCGTGTTCACTGGACTAACTGTTCAATGCTAAAAATAAATTTCACACAACAAGTGTCTGCTTTTTAATCTGGTGGTGCTTCAATTACTAATATGGTTTAAGTAAGTTTGAGTAGAAATTTTGGAATATTTTATAGGCATTAGTAATGTACTGTATACCCTCTTTGTGGTAATGTTAATAgtgttttcatttaatattggacccttttcacagactgtgatgatgcatttccgtcttaaagagatagttcacccaaaaatttaaattctcatcatttactcaccctcctgctgTTCcagatatgactttcttctgcagaacacaaatgaagatttttagaagactatctcagctctgtaggtaaatacaatgcaagtgaatggtgaccagaatttgaagctctaaaaagcacataacggcagcataaaagtaatccaaaagactccagtggtttaatcaatgtcttctgaagtgatcaaatcagccttgggtgagagcagaccaaaatataattcttttttcaCTACATCTttacattgcagtctctagacacgatCTTGATATCAAGCTCGATTtcatttcctagtgcttgacgcatgtgcagagcgctagatggtgcaataggaagtgtaatcaagcttgaaatcatgatcgccaaggagactgctgatgtcatgatttattgtggaaaaaaaaggTATCAACATAAAATTGATAggatc is part of the Myxocyprinus asiaticus isolate MX2 ecotype Aquarium Trade chromosome 2, UBuf_Myxa_2, whole genome shotgun sequence genome and encodes:
- the LOC127451032 gene encoding maspardin-like isoform X1; the encoded protein is MIRRKEEMEEIRVSPDYNWFRSTVPLKRIIVDDDDSKVWSLYDSGPKSIRCPIIFLPPVSGTAEVFFQQVLALSGWGYRVISLQYPVYWDLLEFCDGFRKLLDHLQLDKVHLFGASLGGFLAQKFAEVTHKSPRVHSLILCNSFSDTSIFNQTWTANSFWLMPAFMLKKIVLGNFAKGPVDPEMADAIDFMVDRLESLNQSELASRLTLNCQNSYVEPHKIKDVAITIIDVFDQSALSHEAKEEMYKLYPNARRAHLKTGGNFPYLCRSAEVNLYIQIHLRQFHGTKYAAISPEMVSAVELEVQRTNLSNNSESDGKS
- the LOC127451032 gene encoding maspardin-like isoform X3, with translation MIRRKEEMEEIRVSPDYNWFRSTVPLKRIIVDDDDSKVWSLYDSGPKSIRCPIIFLPPVSGTAEVFFQQVLALSGWGYRVISLQYPVYWDLLEFCDGFRKLLDHLQLDKVHLFGASLGGFLAQKFAEVTHKSPRVHSLILCNSFSDTSIFNQTWTANSFWLMPAFMLKKIVLGNFAKGPVDPEMADAIDFMVDRVFDQSALSHEAKEEMYKLYPNARRAHLKTGGNFPYLCRSAEVNLYIQIHLRQFHGTKYAAISPEMVSAVELEVQRTNLSNNSESDGKS
- the LOC127451032 gene encoding maspardin-like isoform X2; translation: MEEIRVSPDYNWFRSTVPLKRIIVDDDDSKVWSLYDSGPKSIRCPIIFLPPVSGTAEVFFQQVLALSGWGYRVISLQYPVYWDLLEFCDGFRKLLDHLQLDKVHLFGASLGGFLAQKFAEVTHKSPRVHSLILCNSFSDTSIFNQTWTANSFWLMPAFMLKKIVLGNFAKGPVDPEMADAIDFMVDRLESLNQSELASRLTLNCQNSYVEPHKIKDVAITIIDVFDQSALSHEAKEEMYKLYPNARRAHLKTGGNFPYLCRSAEVNLYIQIHLRQFHGTKYAAISPEMVSAVELEVQRTNLSNNSESDGKS